Within the Candidatus Neomarinimicrobiota bacterium genome, the region CCGGGCTCATTGCGGAGAGACCTCCTCATTCATCACCGCTTGGTTCTCAAACACAACCAGGCAGTCGGTCGGACAACGGTCAGTCGGCAGGGTTGCTTCCTGTCCATACAGATTGTAGTCAATGACCGCGAGGTTATCATCCATAATAATCTGGCCATCGCTCACCGCCCGCACGCATATCTGACACCCGATGCAAGCTTTCGTACACATTCTGCGCGCCTCCTTGGGCGCATCATGATTCTTGCAGAGAATAAAGAGCCGGTGTGATTTGGGATGCAGCTCGATAACTCCCCGCGGGCAGGCGTCCACGCATTTTCCACATCCCGTGCAGCGATCCTCCACCACCACGGGCAGGCCGTTATCATTCAAGTACAGCGCATCGAAGGGACACGAATCAATACAGTCGCCATAACCGAGACAGCCATAGGAGCATTGCTTTTCGCCGCCCACCATCAGATCGGCCGCCAGACAGGATTGAATGCCGATATACTCGGCCTTTCGGGTGGCTTCTGCGAGACCACCCTGGCACATGATCCGGGCGACTTTCGGTTCAGTAATCGTGGGTTCAATCCCCAGAAGGCCCGCGATCTCCTCGATCGCATCCGAAGAGGCCACATTGCACGCGGTCAGCTCCGCCTCACCTGAGACCAGCTTCTCAGCATAATGCGCACAACCGGCATAGCCGCAGGCGCCGCAATTGGCCCCAGGCAGGGCCTCGGTCACCTCCCGGATGCGGGGGTCCTCCACTACCTGCAGTCTCTTATTGGCCAGCGAAAGGCCCGCCGAGAATAAGGCCCCAAGGCCTCCCATGCTCACCATCGACACCAGTAAGGCCGTCAGATCCATATTACTACATGCTCGCTAAGATCATGTTTCTAAAAGACATCATAGGCCAGGCTCGTCCCCCTCAAATCGATATCAGGCCGCTGAAGCCCATAAAGGCCAGGGCCAGACTGGCTGCAATTATCATCGTGATGCCCGCCCCCTTGAAGTACCGCGGTACATTGGCCAATTCCAGTTCTTCCCGGATACCCGCCATGATGACCAGCGCCAGGGTGAATCCGGCGCCGGCCCCGATGCCGAAAACCAGGCTCTCGATGAAATTATAATGCCGCAACACGGCGAACAGTGCCAGCCCCAGAATGGCGCAGTTAGTGGTGATCAACGGCAGGTAAATACCGAGGGCATCGTAGAGTGGCTTGCTGATCTTTCGAACGAACATCTCCACCAACTGGACCAACGACGCGATGACCAGGAT harbors:
- a CDS encoding RnfABCDGE type electron transport complex subunit B, yielding MDLTALLVSMVSMGGLGALFSAGLSLANKRLQVVEDPRIREVTEALPGANCGACGYAGCAHYAEKLVSGEAELTACNVASSDAIEEIAGLLGIEPTITEPKVARIMCQGGLAEATRKAEYIGIQSCLAADLMVGGEKQCSYGCLGYGDCIDSCPFDALYLNDNGLPVVVEDRCTGCGKCVDACPRGVIELHPKSHRLFILCKNHDAPKEARRMCTKACIGCQICVRAVSDGQIIMDDNLAVIDYNLYGQEATLPTDRCPTDCLVVFENQAVMNEEVSPQ
- a CDS encoding electron transport complex protein RnfA; protein product: MKIILIFISAAVINNFVLTYFLGLCPFVGVSKRLSSAVSMGMAVTFVMTISACVTWLIYNLLLVPYHIEILEYVSFILVIASLVQLVEMFVRKISKPLYDALGIYLPLITTNCAILGLALFAVLRHYNFIESLVFGIGAGAGFTLALVIMAGIREELELANVPRYFKGAGITMIIAASLALAFMGFSGLISI